From Schizosaccharomyces pombe strain 972h- genome assembly, chromosome: II, the proteins below share one genomic window:
- the exo1 gene encoding exonuclease I Exo1 → MGIKGLLGLLKPMQKSSHVEEFSGKTLGVDGYVWLHKAVFTCAHELAFNKETDKYLKYAIHQALMLQYYGVKPLIVFDGGPLPCKASTEQKRKERRQEAFELGKKLWDEGKKSQAIMQFSRCVDVTPEMAWKLIIALREHGIESIVAPYEADAQLVYLEKENIIDGIITEDSDMLVFGAQTVLFKMDGFGNCITIRRNDIANAQDLNLRLPIEKLRHMAIFSGCDYTDGVAGMGLKTALRYLQKYPEPRAAIRAMRLDKSLKVPVSFEKEFALADLAFRHQRVYCPKDKTLVHLSPPERELSVHEDAFIGSFFDNQLAIDIAEGRSNPITKCAFDIKDSSMQSFTKTTITISKRKGISKTDISNFFMKSIPPSKRPTKSTSLIDVTNVKVQRTHLANDISSEKQSIKSANEKAYVTPKSNSLKPGFGKSLSDISNSATKNENVPFLPPRTGVSKYFKLQKNTEKEIDEQVPSQSNNTTPTSAKSDSASPQNWFSSFSYQTPNSASPPFSSLSHTLPISALAKIGHDALNRKNHASLPSRRIVYKPPSSPSTPISMNPRPKGILSLQQYKFR, encoded by the coding sequence ATGGGAATTAAAGGTCTTTTGGGACTTTTGAAGCCTATGCAGAAAAGCTCTCATGTCGAGGAGTTTTCTGGCAAGACTTTGGGAGTTGATGGATATGTTTGGTTGCACAAGGCAGTGTTTACATGTGCTCATGAATTAGCATTTAACAAGGAAACCGATAAATACCTAAAGTATGCTATTCATCAGGCGTTAATGCTACAATATTATGGTGTAAAACCTTTAATAGTATTCGATGGAGGACCTCTTCCCTGTAAAGCATCAACTgagcaaaaaagaaaagaacgTCGCCAAGAGGCATTTGAACTTGGTAAGAAATTGTGGGATGAAGGTAAGAAAAGTCAAGCAATAATGCAATTCTCACGCTGTGTTGATGTGACCCCAGAAATGGCTTGGAAGTTAATAATCGCTTTGAGAGAACATGGGATTGAATCAATCGTTGCTCCGTATGAAGCAGATGCTCAACTCGTATATTTGGAGAAGGAAAATATCATTGATGGCATTATTACGGAAGACTCTGATATGCTAGTTTTTGGCGCTCAAACGGTACTATTTAAGATGGATGGATTTGGGAATTGCATAACTATTAGACGTAATGACATAGCAAACGCACAAGACTTGAATCTCCGTCTTCCGATTGAAAAACTTCGACATATGGCAATATTTTCCGGATGTGATTACACAGATGGTGTAGCTGGAATGGGATTAAAAACTGCTTTACGTTATTTGCAGAAATATCCTGAACCTCGGGCAGCTATTCGTGCAATGAGACTTGATAAAAGCCTTAAAGTTCCAGtatcttttgaaaaggagTTTGCACTTGCTGACCTAGCCTTTCGACATCAACGTGTATATTGTCCGAAAGACAAAACTCTAGTTCATCTGAGTCCTCCTGAAAGGGAACTTTCTGTACATGAGGATGCATTTATAGGctcattttttgataatcaGTTGGCTATTGATATAGCAGAGGGAAGATCTAATCCAATTACGAAATGTGCTTTTGATATCAAGGATTCGTCTATGCAATCATTTACCAAAACTACAATTACTATTAGTAAACGAAAGGGTATATCAAAGACGGATATttccaacttttttatgaaatctATTCCTCCTTCTAAACGTCCTACCAAAAGCACGAGCCTTATTGATGTTACCAACGTCAAAGTGCAACGAACTCATTTAGCAAATGATATTTCATCCGAAAAACAATCAATCAAATCTGCGAATGAAAAAGCATATGTTACtccaaaatcaaattctttaaaaccAGGTTTTGGAAAATCACTTTCCGATATCTCTAATTCAGCGAcaaagaatgaaaatgtCCCTTTCCTTCCTCCGAGAACAGGTGTtagtaaatattttaaacttcaaaaaaatactgaaaaagaaattgatgagCAAGTACCTAGTCAATCCAACAATACAACTCCAACATCTGCTAAATCAGATTCTGCTTCACCCCAAAATTggttttcttcattctcTTACCAAACACCGAATTCTGCTTCACCCCCGTTTTCTTCACTATCTCATACACTCCCAATTTCAGCACTTGCTAAAATTGGTCATGATGCGTTAAACCGCAAAAATCATGCCTCTCTTCCGTCTCGTCGGATTGTGTATAAGCCACCGTCTAGTCCCTCAACCCCAATATCTATGAATCCTAGACCTAAAGGAATCCTATCACTTCAGCAATATAAATTTCGTTAG